The following coding sequences lie in one Sorghum bicolor cultivar BTx623 chromosome 6, Sorghum_bicolor_NCBIv3, whole genome shotgun sequence genomic window:
- the LOC8075262 gene encoding uncharacterized protein LOC8075262, which yields MEQLPDDMLADVLGRLPPSSLAASRCVCKHWCSIIDARCLLRADLLPLRLDAFYCISVDTIDRLTYFFASPWAARRIPGGCLDFLKNYENVEVEDHCNGLLLMYDMVVNPATREWANLPTSPEPSISDMLGVKVWADPTTDQDQDQEKDNHDLLYPSFYLVYDPVAESPQHFEVFLVPLLFVHVLLDNRENIAIDIDDQEWPPSTLRIHVFSSRRWRWEVRSWVRQGEPAGTMADMLQDDCWDRKAVYFRGALYVHCQNDSLMRIALSNDKYQMMKPPATGGELAGKVDTFYLGKSEKGVYSALLYWVGHCLHLRVWILKEEEDKENDNMIHMEWVLKTNISLPPLLANSPPHNYHSGFAAADDDDEWRVIRNYNNKEEVPPATAHGDDDEWDFDNADIVLDEAKDNKLTKADRHYSIQFIGFHPYKEIVFFYVPSGAVSYNLNTSKFQRLGARISIPVGMRTCFPYMPGWIRGLFENTL from the exons ATGGAGCAGCTACCTGACGACATGCTCGCCGATGTCCTGGGCCGCCTGCCGCCCAGCAGTCTAGCGGCGTCACGCTGCGTCTGCAAGCACTGGTGCTCCATCATCGACGCTCGGTGCCTCCTCCGCGCCGACCTcctcccgctccgcctcgacgcCTTCTACTGCATCTCCGTCGACACCATCGACAGGCTGACGTATTTCTTCGCATCTCCTTGGGCGGCGCGTCGAATCCCCGGCGGCTGCCTTGACTTCTTGAAAAATTACGAGAATGTGGAAGTGGAGGATCACTGCAATGGTCTGCTCTTGATGTATGACATGGTGGTCAACCCTGCCACACGCGAATGGGCCAACTTGCCTACCTCTCCGGAACCATCCATTAGCGACATGCTTGGGGTCAAGGTCTGGGCCGATCCCACGACGGATCAGGATCAGGATCAGGAGAAGGACAACCACGACTTGTTGTATCCAAGCTTTTACCTTGTGTACGATCCCGTGGCGGAGTCGCCGCAGCACTTTGAGGTATTTCTTGTCCCCTTATTATTTGTCCATGTTCTGCTGGACAATCGGGAAAACATCGCCATCGACATTGACGACCAAGAATGGCCGCCATCGACATTGAGAATCCACGTCTTCTCGTCGAGGAGATGGAGGTGGGAAGTGAGGTCTTGGGTCCGCCAGGGGGAGCCTGCCGGGACCATGGCTGATATGCTGCAAGACGATTGCTGGGACCGCAAGGCCGTCTATTTCCGGGGAGCTCTCTATGTGCATTGTCAAAATGATTCTCTCATGAG GATAGCCTTGTCCAATGACAAGTACCAAATGATGAAACCTCCGGCAACAGGTGGCGAACTTGCTGGTAAGGTTGATACCTTTTATTTGGGAAAATCAGAGAAAGGAGTATACTCTGCCTTACTGTATTGGGTAGGTCACTGCCTTCACCTTCGAGTCTGGATCCTtaaggaagaagaagacaaaGAAAATGATAACATGATTCACATGGAGTGGGTGTTGAAGACTAACATCAGCCTTCCACCGCTGCTTGCAAATAGTCCTCCTCATAATTATCACAGCGGCTTTGCTGctgctgatgatgatgatgaatggaGGGTCATCCGCAACTATAATAACAAGGAGGAAGTACCACCTGCTACTGCACATGGCGACGATGATGAATGGGACTTTGACAATGCTGACATTGTCCTCGATGAGGCCAAAGATAATAAGCTCACTAAAGCAGACAGGCACTACTCTATTCAGTTCATCGGATTTCATCCTTACAAGGAGATTGTCTTCTTTTACGTACCATCTGGGgcagtatcttataatttgaataCCTCAAAGTTTCAACGGTTGGGCGCACGTATAAGTATACCAGTGGGCATGAGAACCTGCTTCCCGTACATGCCAGGCTGGATACGGGGATTATTTGAAAACACTTTATAA
- the LOC8072956 gene encoding uncharacterized protein LOC8072956 — MVFAVSGARLLGVVRPGGSARISGGERRSAVDLPSLFFRRKNAFFSRTVLSCAGAPGTGTVLVAEEKAYAPTTQATSAAAEAISEVEAEQKPAEPSEVIEGTDETDEIDPMLEGFWCHLDCRGSSENPSRPGKRSPDQTQRGGGGGWRRGVAVAHGARSAVRVRSPNETEAGGPPKGVGTGDTLHRVGRRRSSGSKIERLRRTAAPAEMSAPSAAPPPPRTVICVGDVHGYVTKLESLWSNLEAALPADAFATALVIFLGDYNDRGPDTRRVLDFLLALPTRHPAQRHVFLCGNHDLAFAAFVGALPPPPDGSPFSATWDEYIHYEEHEGWFRGPGYEGMHVQGRRWGGVIKERWNPKKGLPYKGSIYDAQPTFESYGVAHGSPELAKAVPVEHKRFLHDLVWIHEEENVPIDTDEGQIICNLIAVHAGLERTIDLNEQLRVLRTRDTRVPKVQMLSGRQDVWNTPKDLAGKQTIIVSGHHGKLHIDGLRFIIDEGGGYEDKPIAAIVFPSKTLIRSTEEAGTTSHS; from the exons ATGGTGTTCGCTGTGTCCGGCGCGAGGCTCCTCGGGGTCGTGCGGCCCGGCGGCTCGGCGCGAATATCTGGCGGGGAGCGGCGGAGTGCGGTGGACTTGCCGTCGCTGTTTTTCAGGAGGAAGAACGCCTTCTTCTCTC GTACCGTTCTGAGCTGCGCTGGTGCTCCTGGAACTGGAACGGTGCTGGTTGCGGAGGAGAAGGCATACGCACCAACAACTCAAGCAACCTCTGCAGCGGCTGAAGCAATCTCAGAAGTTGAAGCTGAGCAGAAGCCTGCTGAGCCCTCAGAAGTGATTGAAGGCACTGATGAAACCGATGAGATTGACCCAATGCTAGAAGGGTTTTGGTGCCACCTTGACTGCCG CGGGAGCAGCGAAAATCCAAGTCGGCCGGGGAAACGGAGCCCGGACCAGAcccagcgcggcggcggcggcggatggaGGCGTGGCGTGGCGGTCGCGCACGGCGCAAGGAGCGCCGTCCGAGTCCGAAGTCCAAACGAGACGGAAGCGGGAGGGCCGCCGAAGGGGGTGGGCACTGGGGACACTCTGCATCGAGTTGGACGGCGTCGATCAAGCGGCTCTAAGATCGAACG CCTCCGGCGAACAGCCGCGCCGGCCGAGATGTCTGCTCCCTCCGCGGCACCACCCCCACCCCGCACCGTGATCTGTGTGGGCGACGTCCACGGCTACGTCACGAAGCTGGAGAGCCTCTGGTCCAACCTCGAGGCCGCGCTCCCCGCCGACGCCTTCGCCACCGCGCTGGTCATCTTCCTCGGCGACTACAACGACCGCGGCCCGGACACCCGCAGGGTCCTCGACTTCCTCCTCGCGCTCCCGACGCGCCACCCCGCGCAGCGCCACGTCTTCCTCTGCGGCAACCACGACCTCGCCTTCGCGGCGTTCGTCGgggcgctgccgccgccgcccgacgGCTCCCCGTTCTCGGCCACCTGGGACGAGTACATCCACTACGAGGAGCACGAGGGGTGGTTCCGCGGGCCGGGATACGAGGGCATGCACGTGCAGGGGAGGCGCTGGGGCGGGGTCATCAAGGAGAGGTGGAACCCCAAGAAGGGGCTCCCGTACAAGGGCTCCATCTATGACGCGCAGCCCACCTTCGAATCCTACGGCGTCGCCCATGGTTCCCCTG AACTCGCAAAGGCTGTGCCAGTGGAGCACAAGAGGTTTCTGCATGACTTGGTCTGGATACATGAAGAG GAAAATGTGCCAATTGATACGGATGAAGGACAAATTATCTGCAATCTGATTGCCGTCCATGCTGGCCTAGAGAGGACCATAGATTTGAATGAGCAACTTAGAGTTTTGAGAACCAGAGACACAAGGGTGCCAAAGGTTCAAATGCTTAGTGGGAGGCAAGATGTTTGGAACACACCCAAG GATCTGGCTGGCAAGCAGACTATCATTGTAAGTGGCCACCACGGGAAGCTCCACATCGACGGCCTCCGATTCATAATCGATGAAGGTGGTGGTTATGAAGACAAACCTATTGCAGCTATCGTTTTTCCTTCAAAGACATTGATCAGAAGTACCGAGGAAGCAGGAACCACATCACACAGCTGA
- the LOC8075264 gene encoding uncharacterized protein LOC8075264, with the protein MSASSFPPRTVICVGDVHGYVTKLESLWSNLEAALPADAFATALVIFLGDYNDRGPDTRRVLDFLLELPTRHPGQRHVFLCGNHDLAFAAFVGALPPPPDGSPFSATWDEYIHNEEHEGWFRGPGYEDMHVQGRRWGGVIKERWNPKKGLPYKGSIYDAQPTFESYGVAHGSPDLAKAVPEEHKRFLHDLVWIHEEENVPIDTDEGQIICNLIAVHAGLERTIDLNEQLRVLRTRDTRVPKVQMLSGRQDVWNTPKDLTGKQTIIVSGHHGKLHIDGLRFIIDEGGGYADKPIAAIVFPSKTLIRSSEAH; encoded by the exons ATGTCTGCTTCCTCCTTCCCACCCCGCACGGTGATCTGTGTGGGCGACGTCCACGGCTACGTCACGAAGCTGGAGAGCCTCTGGTCCAACCTCGAGGCCGCGCTCCCCGCCGACGCCTTCGCCACCGCGCTGGTCATCTTCCTCGGCGACTACAACGACCGCGGCCCGGACACCCGCAGGGTCCTCGACTTCCTCCTCGAGCTCCCAACGCGCCACCCCGGGCAGCGCCACGTCTTCCTCTGCGGCAACCACGACCTCGCCTTCGCGGCGTTCGTCGgggcgctgccgccgccgcccgacgGCTCCCCGTTCTCGGCCACCTGGGACGAGTACATCCACAACGAGGAGCACGAGGGGTGGTTCCGCGGGCCGGGATACGAGGACATGCACGTGCAGGGGAGGCGCTGGGGCGGGGTCATCAAGGAGAGGTGGAACCCCAAGAAAGGGCTGCCGTACAAGGGCTCCATCTATGACGCGCAGCCAACCTTCGAATCCTACGGCGTCGCCCATGGTTCACCTG ATCTCGCAAAGGCTGTGCCAGAGGAGCACAAGAGGTTTCTGCATGACTTGGTTTGGATACATGAAGAG GAAAATGTGCCAATTGATACGGATGAAGGACAAATCATCTGCAATCTGATTGCCGTCCATGCTGGCCTAGAGAGGACCATAGATTTGAATGAGCAACTTAGAGTTTTGAGAACCAGAGACACAAGGGTGCCAAAGGTTCAAATGCTTAGTGGGCGGCAAGATGTTTGGAACACACCCAag GATCTGACTGGCAAGCAAACTATCATTGTAAGTGGCCACCACGGGAAGCTCCACATCGACGGCCTCCGATTCATAATCGATGAAGGTGGTGGTTATGCAGACAAACCTATTGCTGCAATTGTGTTTCCTTCAAAGACATTGATCAGAAGTTCCGAGGCACATTGA